One stretch of Campylobacter sp. RM16189 DNA includes these proteins:
- a CDS encoding radical SAM protein gives MSIVFGPVSSRRFGRSLGVDLSPDKKSCNFDCVYCELTASKTVDKISDPISIEEIIKEVSAALKIHKDIDVITLTANGEPTLYPNLKELICRLNLIKDSAKLLILSNGTGVLNSKIYDAILALDIVKFSLDSAIQKTFRKIDRGDKKLIVSDLIEKMSEFRNEFKGELVLEILVVEGFNDTKDEFEALNLAINKIAPSRVDISTIDRPPAYPVKGVNRDTLEEIAGYITNIPCVIASAKYGDKMLDFTKEELLELSCRRPQSDIDVKNSFSEISKHNLNELIKDGKIYETNVSGVKFYKIS, from the coding sequence ATGTCCATTGTTTTTGGACCGGTTAGCTCCAGGCGGTTTGGTAGATCGCTTGGAGTTGACCTGTCTCCTGACAAAAAATCTTGCAATTTTGATTGTGTCTATTGCGAATTAACCGCCTCAAAAACTGTTGATAAAATTTCAGATCCTATTAGCATAGAAGAAATTATTAAGGAAGTTTCAGCTGCACTAAAAATCCACAAAGATATCGATGTGATTACGCTCACTGCAAATGGCGAGCCAACTTTATATCCAAATTTAAAGGAGCTTATTTGTAGATTAAATTTAATAAAAGATAGTGCAAAGTTATTGATTTTGTCAAATGGAACGGGCGTGCTAAATTCTAAAATTTATGATGCGATTTTGGCGCTTGATATAGTTAAATTTAGCCTTGATAGCGCTATTCAAAAGACATTTCGTAAAATAGATCGCGGAGATAAAAAACTTATAGTGTCTGATCTAATAGAAAAGATGTCTGAGTTTAGAAACGAATTTAAGGGCGAGCTTGTGCTTGAAATTCTTGTAGTAGAAGGCTTTAACGACACTAAAGATGAATTTGAAGCTTTAAATTTGGCTATAAATAAAATTGCCCCATCAAGAGTAGATATAAGCACCATTGACCGTCCTCCAGCCTATCCTGTAAAAGGCGTTAATAGAGATACTTTAGAAGAAATAGCTGGCTATATCACAAATATACCTTGTGTCATAGCCAGCGCCAAATATGGAGATAAAATGCTTGATTTTACCAAAGAAGAATTACTAGAACTCTCTTGTCGTCGTCCTCAAAGCGATATAGATGTGAAAAATAGTTTTTCTGAAATCTCAAAGCACAATTTAAATGAGCTTATAAAAGACGGCAAGATATATGAAACAAATGTAAGTGGAGTTAAATTTTATAAAATATCTTGA